From the Syngnathoides biaculeatus isolate LvHL_M chromosome 10, ASM1980259v1, whole genome shotgun sequence genome, one window contains:
- the LOC133507412 gene encoding glycerol-3-phosphate dehydrogenase [NAD(+)], cytoplasmic-like, with the protein MAAPKKVCVVGSGNWGSAIAKIVGANAAANAQFDSVVNMWVFEEMVDGRKLTEIINTDHENVKYLRGHKLPPNVVAVPDLVESVKGADILMFVVPHQFIVRVCDTIKGHVKQGAHGVSLIKGVDAGPEGLKLISEVIRGKLGIGVSVLMGANIASEVAEDKFCETTIGCKDIAHGPILKELMQTPNFRVAVVQESDVVEICGALKNIVAVGAGFCDGLGFGDNTKAAVIRLGLMEMIAFAKVFCSDGPVSASTFLESCGVADLITTCYGGRNRKIGEEFAKTGKTIEQLEKELLNGQKLQGPATATEVHQILKQKNMLEKFPLFTAVHQICFDGHPVTEFISCLQKHPEHM; encoded by the exons ATGGCAGCTCCCAAGAAAGTTTGCGTGGTGGGCTCCGGAAACTG GGGCTCGGCCATCGCCAAGATCGTGGGCGCCAACGCGGCCGCCAACGCCCAGTTTGACAGCGTGGTCAACATGTGGGTGTTCGAGGAAATGGTGGACGGACGCAAGCTCACCGAAATCATCAACACGGACCACGAGAATGTCAAGTACCTGCGAGGGCACAAGCTGCCCCCCAATGTG GTGGCCGTTCCGGACCTGGTGGAGTCGGTTAAGGGAGCCGACATCCTGATGTTTGTGGTCCCGCACCAGTTCATCGTCCGCGTGTGCGACACCATCAAAGGCCACGTCAAGCAGGGCGCTCACGGCGTGTCGCTCATTAAG GGGGTGGACGCCGGCCCGGAGGGTCTGAAACTGATTTCCGAGGTCATCCGAGGGAAGCTGGGCATCGGGGTCTCGGTCCTGATGGGGGCGAACATCGCCAGCGAGGTGGCGGAGGACAAGTTCTGCGAGACAACCATAG GGTGCAAGGACATAGCGCACGGGCCCATCCTGAAGGAGCTGATGCAGACCCCCAACTTCCGCGTTGCCGTTGTCCAGGAGTCCGACGTGGTGGAGATCTGCGGGGCGCTCAAG AATATCGTGGCAGTAGGCGCGGGCTTCTGTGACGGCTTGGGCTTCGGCGACAACACCAAGGCGGCGGTGATCCGTCTGGGACTGATGGAGATGATCGCCTTCGCCAAGGTCTTCTGCTCCGACGGGCCCGTCTCCGCCAGCACCTTCTTGGAGAGCTGCGGGGTGGCCGACCTCATCACCACATGCTACGGCGGCCGCAACCGAAAAATCGGAGAGGAGTTTGCCAAAACCGGAAAA ACCATCGAGCAGTTGGAGAAGGAGCTGCTGAACGGTCAGAAGCTTCAAGGTCCGGCAACTGCGACCGAAGTCCACCAAATCTTAAAGCAGAAAAACATGCTGGAGAA GTTCCCCCTTTTCACCGCCGTCCACCAGATCTGCTTCGACGGCCACCCGGTGACGGAGTTCATCAGCTGCCTGCAGAAGCACCCCGAGCACATGTGA